In Arachis hypogaea cultivar Tifrunner chromosome 17, arahy.Tifrunner.gnm2.J5K5, whole genome shotgun sequence, a single window of DNA contains:
- the LOC112766400 gene encoding cyclin-D4-1 isoform X1 gives MASSSLRSVSSLLCAEDNNSVFDENDYGGGSVLSADTWHHPRHQNREELLWQVPQAVSEEYLVLMVEKECDHLPCHDYLHRLTNGDLDFGARNHAIHWIQKVREQFGFGALSAYLSVNYLDRFLSSYELPKQRVWTVQLLAVACLSLATKINETDPPLCLDLQVGELKFVFEAKTIQRMELLVLSTLRWRMQSITPFSFIDYFLYKVNDDQNPTRDSIMRSIQLILSTVKGIECLEFRPSEIAAAVAIVVVRETKTVHTEKAISLLNHLVEKERVLKCVKLIRGLSSKDGFTNKDTRSGSVSAPLMPQSPIGVLDGVCLSYKSEDTNAAASYANINSSSHNTSPDANKRRKLNNNNNNNNNNNNNNNNNNNNNNTYAAPA, from the exons ATGGCATCGAGTAGTTTGCGGAGTGTTTCAAGCCTTCTATGTGCAGAGGACAACAACAGCGTCTTCGACGAAAATGATTACGGCGGTGGTTCGGTGTTGTCGGCGGACACGTGGCATCATCCTAGGCATCAAAACCGTGAGGAGTTACTCTGGCAAGTGCCACAAGCTGTTAGCGAAGAGTATTTGGTGTTAATGGTGGAGAAAGAGTGTGACCACTTGCCTTGTCATGATTATCTTCATAGGCTCACAAATGGGGATTTGGATTTTGGGGCCAGAAATCATGCCATTCATTGGATTCAAAAG GTTCGAGAGCAATTTGGTTTTGGAGCCCTCTCTGCTTATCTTTCAGTAAATTACTTGGACCGTTTTCTTTCTTCGTATGAATTACCA AAGCAAAGGGTTTGGACAGTGCAATTGTTGGCTGTGGCTTGCTTATCTCTTGCAACCAAAATAAATGAGACTGATCCTCCTCTTTGCCTTGATTTGCAG GTTGgtgaattaaaatttgtatttgaAGCAAAAACAATCCAAAGAATGGAGCTTTTGGTACTTAGCACATTGAGATGGAGAATGCAATCAATTACCCCTTTCTCCTTCATTGACTATTTCCTTTACAAGGTCAATGATGATCAAAATCCAACAAGAGATTCAATTATGAGATCCATCCAACTTATACTGAGTACTGTAAAAG GGATTGAATGCTTGGAGTTTAGACCATCAGAGATTGCAGCTGCTGTAGCAATAGTTGTGGTAAGGGAAACAAAAACAGTGCACACTGAGAAAGCAATTTCTCTTCTGAATCACCTAGTGGAAAAG GAGAGAGTGTTGAAATGTGTGAAATTAATCCGAGGGTTGTCATCAAAGGATGGTTTTACTAATAAGGACACAAGAAGTGGTTCTGTTTCTGCCCCTTTGATGCCACAAAGTCCAATTGGGGTGTTGGATGGTGTGTGCTTAAGCTACAAAAGTGAGGACACTAATGCTGCTGCTTCGTATGCAAACATTAATTCATCTTCACATAATACTAGTCCAGATGCTAATAAAAGGAGGaagctaaataataataataataataataataataataataataataataataataataataataataataatacctatGCAGCACCAGCATAG
- the LOC112766400 gene encoding cyclin-D4-2 isoform X2: MASSSLRSVSSLLCAEDNNSVFDENDYGGGSVLSADTWHHPRHQNREELLWQVPQAVSEEYLVLMVEKECDHLPCHDYLHRLTNGDLDFGARNHAIHWIQKVREQFGFGALSAYLSVNYLDRFLSSYELPKQRVWTVQLLAVACLSLATKINETDPPLCLDLQVGELKFVFEAKTIQRMELLVLSTLRWRMQSITPFSFIDYFLYKVNDDQNPTRDSIMRSIQLILSTVKGIECLEFRPSEIAAAVAIVVERVLKCVKLIRGLSSKDGFTNKDTRSGSVSAPLMPQSPIGVLDGVCLSYKSEDTNAAASYANINSSSHNTSPDANKRRKLNNNNNNNNNNNNNNNNNNNNNNTYAAPA; this comes from the exons ATGGCATCGAGTAGTTTGCGGAGTGTTTCAAGCCTTCTATGTGCAGAGGACAACAACAGCGTCTTCGACGAAAATGATTACGGCGGTGGTTCGGTGTTGTCGGCGGACACGTGGCATCATCCTAGGCATCAAAACCGTGAGGAGTTACTCTGGCAAGTGCCACAAGCTGTTAGCGAAGAGTATTTGGTGTTAATGGTGGAGAAAGAGTGTGACCACTTGCCTTGTCATGATTATCTTCATAGGCTCACAAATGGGGATTTGGATTTTGGGGCCAGAAATCATGCCATTCATTGGATTCAAAAG GTTCGAGAGCAATTTGGTTTTGGAGCCCTCTCTGCTTATCTTTCAGTAAATTACTTGGACCGTTTTCTTTCTTCGTATGAATTACCA AAGCAAAGGGTTTGGACAGTGCAATTGTTGGCTGTGGCTTGCTTATCTCTTGCAACCAAAATAAATGAGACTGATCCTCCTCTTTGCCTTGATTTGCAG GTTGgtgaattaaaatttgtatttgaAGCAAAAACAATCCAAAGAATGGAGCTTTTGGTACTTAGCACATTGAGATGGAGAATGCAATCAATTACCCCTTTCTCCTTCATTGACTATTTCCTTTACAAGGTCAATGATGATCAAAATCCAACAAGAGATTCAATTATGAGATCCATCCAACTTATACTGAGTACTGTAAAAG GGATTGAATGCTTGGAGTTTAGACCATCAGAGATTGCAGCTGCTGTAGCAATAGTTGTG GAGAGAGTGTTGAAATGTGTGAAATTAATCCGAGGGTTGTCATCAAAGGATGGTTTTACTAATAAGGACACAAGAAGTGGTTCTGTTTCTGCCCCTTTGATGCCACAAAGTCCAATTGGGGTGTTGGATGGTGTGTGCTTAAGCTACAAAAGTGAGGACACTAATGCTGCTGCTTCGTATGCAAACATTAATTCATCTTCACATAATACTAGTCCAGATGCTAATAAAAGGAGGaagctaaataataataataataataataataataataataataataataataataataataataataataatacctatGCAGCACCAGCATAG
- the LOC112766400 gene encoding cyclin-D4-1 isoform X3, with the protein MASSSLRSVSSLLCAEDNNSVFDENDYGGGSVLSADTWHHPRHQNREELLWQVPQAVSEEYLVLMVEKECDHLPCHDYLHRLTNGDLDFGARNHAIHWIQKKQRVWTVQLLAVACLSLATKINETDPPLCLDLQVGELKFVFEAKTIQRMELLVLSTLRWRMQSITPFSFIDYFLYKVNDDQNPTRDSIMRSIQLILSTVKGIECLEFRPSEIAAAVAIVVVRETKTVHTEKAISLLNHLVEKERVLKCVKLIRGLSSKDGFTNKDTRSGSVSAPLMPQSPIGVLDGVCLSYKSEDTNAAASYANINSSSHNTSPDANKRRKLNNNNNNNNNNNNNNNNNNNNNNTYAAPA; encoded by the exons ATGGCATCGAGTAGTTTGCGGAGTGTTTCAAGCCTTCTATGTGCAGAGGACAACAACAGCGTCTTCGACGAAAATGATTACGGCGGTGGTTCGGTGTTGTCGGCGGACACGTGGCATCATCCTAGGCATCAAAACCGTGAGGAGTTACTCTGGCAAGTGCCACAAGCTGTTAGCGAAGAGTATTTGGTGTTAATGGTGGAGAAAGAGTGTGACCACTTGCCTTGTCATGATTATCTTCATAGGCTCACAAATGGGGATTTGGATTTTGGGGCCAGAAATCATGCCATTCATTGGATTCAAAAG AAGCAAAGGGTTTGGACAGTGCAATTGTTGGCTGTGGCTTGCTTATCTCTTGCAACCAAAATAAATGAGACTGATCCTCCTCTTTGCCTTGATTTGCAG GTTGgtgaattaaaatttgtatttgaAGCAAAAACAATCCAAAGAATGGAGCTTTTGGTACTTAGCACATTGAGATGGAGAATGCAATCAATTACCCCTTTCTCCTTCATTGACTATTTCCTTTACAAGGTCAATGATGATCAAAATCCAACAAGAGATTCAATTATGAGATCCATCCAACTTATACTGAGTACTGTAAAAG GGATTGAATGCTTGGAGTTTAGACCATCAGAGATTGCAGCTGCTGTAGCAATAGTTGTGGTAAGGGAAACAAAAACAGTGCACACTGAGAAAGCAATTTCTCTTCTGAATCACCTAGTGGAAAAG GAGAGAGTGTTGAAATGTGTGAAATTAATCCGAGGGTTGTCATCAAAGGATGGTTTTACTAATAAGGACACAAGAAGTGGTTCTGTTTCTGCCCCTTTGATGCCACAAAGTCCAATTGGGGTGTTGGATGGTGTGTGCTTAAGCTACAAAAGTGAGGACACTAATGCTGCTGCTTCGTATGCAAACATTAATTCATCTTCACATAATACTAGTCCAGATGCTAATAAAAGGAGGaagctaaataataataataataataataataataataataataataataataataataataataataataatacctatGCAGCACCAGCATAG